Below is a window of Lagenorhynchus albirostris chromosome 11, mLagAlb1.1, whole genome shotgun sequence DNA.
CAATGAATTCAGTTCCAACTATGATAGCAATGTTTTCAGCACCCGAAGGCACCTTTGAAACAAATATTGTGAACATGTTGCATTACTTGAGTACGTGGCACAGTACCTAGGAATGTTCAGTACGTTTTAATTGGAAGGTTATGATGGTCAATGGAAAAGGTCCAAGGAGCAAGAGGAAGAAGTGTGTTCCACCTAGCCACTCAGGGGCCATTGTGaccaggcctctgtctctgtTGTAGACCTGAAGGCTGAAATTGACAAGTTGGCCACTGAGTATATGAGTAGCGCCCGCAGCCTGAGCTCCGAGGAGAAATTGGCCCTTCTCAGACAGATCCAGGAAGCCTATGGCAAGTGCAAGGGATTTGGTGACGACAAGGTGCAGCTTGCCATGCAGACCTATGAGATGGTATGGCCCTGTTCGTGGCTCCCCACCTGCCTCCCGTCTATTCCTCGGGGTCCTAGACCCCCTCCTTCAGCCGTGTTGGGATCTGTTTTGGGTCTGGGAGATCCATAGAATCTGCCTCCGCCTGTTTTCTTTAACTGGAACCAGCCCTGtagctcttccttctccttccttcccacccaggTGGACAAACACATTCGGCGACTGGACACAGACCTGGCCCGTTTTGAGGCTGATCTGAAGGAGAAGCAGATTGAGTCAAGTGACTATGACAGCTCTTCCAGCAAAGGCAAAAAGAGTGAGGAGGGGGGCGGGGCTGTGAGAGGTGGGGCGAGGGGTGGGGCGAGGACCCCGAGGGAGAAGCCAGCCTGCTCCTCAGCTCCGAGGGAGGGCCACCGgcttggaggaggggcagggggaggggggcttaACCCATCCTTCTGTCTCCCTGCCTTCTGGCTTCCCCCCCTTTTGCCTAGAAGGCCGGACTCAAAAGGAGAAGAAGGCTGCCCGTGCTCGTTCCAAAGGGAAAAACTCCGACGAAGAAGCCCCCAAGGCTGCCCAGAAGAAGTTAAAACTTGTGCGCACGTGAGTGTGTCAGGGAGCATTTTGCCAAGGGACAGACTCCTCTTTCCCGCCACCTCACCCCAGCCACAATGCCCCTTGCCACTTTGCTGTGTCCTGTGCCAACAACTCTCCTTGCCATTTTGGTATCTGCTGGATACAGAGGAGAAGCCACAGATCACTAGCCCCACAAGGACCTCCTCCTCTGCTGGCTCTGAGCATCTCAAGCTGTAGCTTCCCTTCCTGCAGATGACACTTTCTCTCCCTCTTGGCACGCAGAAGCCCTGAGTATGGGATGCCCTCAGTGACCTTTGGCAGTGTCCACCCCTCTGATGTGTTGGATATGCCTGTGGATCCCAACGAACCCACCTATTGCCTTTGTCACCAGGTCTCCTATGGAGAGATGATTGGCTGTGACAACCCTGATGTAAGAACTGTTTTGCCTCAGGATGGGGGGGGGGTTCTGGTGGACATGAAGGGAGTTGGGTACAAGAAGGGGGGTAACGGTTGAATAGGGGGACTTCGGGATAGGAGAAAGGTAGTTGGAGTTGGTTGGCCTTGGACCCTTCAAGAATTCTCCCAAGGGATGGAATAGGGGAGTATTCCTAAAGGATGGGGAGGGGAATGGAGGGTGGGggagttcttttctttcctctgccccccccccccggtcccTGAGTTCTGCTTCTCCCATCCTCTTCCTTTCCCAGTGTTCCATCGAGTGGTTCCATTTTGCCTGTGTGGGGCTGACCACCAAGCCTCGGGGGAAGTGGTGAGTGAGAGCTGCGGTGGGGCTGGACTGTCACGAGCTGAGTGAGTGACAGAGGGCATCCTCCCTTTCGCTCactctctcccccttctctgtcACGTTCCTTTGTAGGTTTTGCCCACGCTGCTCCCAAGAAcggaagaagaaatagacaaggGCCTTGGATTCCAACACAGTTTCTTCCACATCCCCTGACCTGGgctagtggggagagggatgccTGGCTGGGGTCAGGGAGAGGTGGGTGGCGCAGAGTTGTCATCCCCTCTCCTCGCCTCCCCACTCCTGGTGCTGAGGCTGCACCCAGACCCTGGTACGGGGGTTGCTGCAGCCACTAACGGTATGTGCTCTCATTCAGCCCGCCCCCTTCAGAGGGAAGGGGTCTTGCCCACTGTCCTTTTGCCTCCATGCTGAGGTTGGTGCTGTATTTTTGAGGGATGGTCCTCTTACTCCCCTTGCTTTGTATTTAAGGACTGGGGCAGTAGCCTGgggccctcccccagcctcctgatCCCCTCCCCTCGTGGGGGGCCATGGCGTGATAAACTTTCTTCACTCTCTTCCTGCTTTTCCAGCTGGGGCTCCTCCAGATCATCTGGGCTGTGGCCCTGGCTGAAGGGTCACCCCTTCCTCTGTGCCAAGAGGATTCGTCCTGGTTTGTgagtgggaggggcagggtggaGTGCAGATATCTCATATGGAAAGGAATTGGGTCGGTGAATAAAAGCTGTACATGTTGGCCTGCTGTGTTTATTGTAGAGACACTATTTCAGTGCATGTGCTAAGCATATTTTGCATCCTCTGAGTTGGCTAAAAGGTGGGAGGATGACATGCCAGAAGTGGGACAAGATGTGGAACCAGAAGTGGTACCTCTGCCCCAGAATCCACAACTTGTCAACTTCTCTGGAACCACCCGAGCTGCCTGGGGACTGTGCCTCAGACCAGGGTTTCCAAAACCTTTACGATTCTGCATCTTTTCTCCCTTAGATACCTTTCACTTAATTTCCAGTAAATGTGTATTTTGTGCTTTATACGTGACTAAGTATCAGGCTGActtattttaaacacaaaacagaaaaacacgtAGTTTGCCCTACACCAGTGAGCTGTCTGGCccgcctccaccaggaaaccaCCTCCTTAGACTGAGCCCCCCTTATGCCCCATCTCCTCCTCACCCGAACCCCCTCTTGCTTCTCCTTCGGCTCCTTACCTGGAGGCGCCCTCTCCAGACTTGGTGTTGTACGTCCCATCTCTGCGCGCCTCACTTCCAGGCCTCACCCCTTCTTGGGCAGATTGTAAAATAGGGCTAGTAACAGTATCCACTTTATGGGATCACCTTGAGATGAAAAAACGTCACGCGTAAGGAGCAACACAGGAGCTCCGCCGTCCAAGGCACCGAGTCAGTGATCACTCCTGCCCTCCTTGTCCTCTCGTGCTGGAGCGTGACACGCGGGGACCCGCACCCGCCCTCCGACAGAGCCCGGCCAAACGTCCGTTTCcccgtcccccaccccccgcgTGGCCCGCCCCGCCCTTTGTGACGTCGGCGGCCTCGCAcccgcggcccccgcccgccCGCTAGCCCTGGCTCGGCCCGTTAGAGGCCGCTCGGTCCCGGGAACACGGGCGACCGTCCGGGGCCATGAGGCAGCTCGCCGCCGCCTCCCTTCTCTCACTCCTGAGGGGTGAGCGCGCGTCCGCCCCCGGAGCCCTCCCTGCACCGTCTCTGAACCGCCTTCCCCTGGGCCGGCCgcttccagcccctccccccgccccagccctctCGCCCTCGCCCGCGGGCTCGGCGGCCAGACACCCCGGTCCCCGTGTGCACGGGCCGGCTCGCCCGGTGTCGGAGTTGGGTCCATCCGTGGTCTGTTTCCCGCCCCGCAGTGCTGCTCCTGCCTCCGGCACCGGCCCCCGCCCAGGATACCCTCTCGACCTCCACTCCGGGCAGCCCCCTCTCTCCCACCGAGTATGAGCGCTTCTTTGCGCTGCTGACCCCGACCTGGAAGGCAGAGACCACCTGCCGGCTCCGCGCAACCCACGGCTGCCGGAACCCCACCCTCGTCCAGCTGGACCAGTATGAAAACCACGGCCTGGTGCCGGAAGGTGAGGGCCCGCCTCGAGGGCCAGACCTGTGCTCGCTGGACCCGGGGCGAGGGGGTGGCTGGCGCCTcacactgagcccgcgtgctgggCTCTACAGACCCCGGGAGCCCACCGCCCCGTCCCGCCCCCTCCCAGAGGGCGTGCCCCCTCCCAGAGGGCGTTCCCCCTGGTGTGTTCACTTCCGCCGCACGCCCTTCCCCAGGCGCTGTCTGCTCCGACCTCCCTCATGCCTACCGGTTTGAGTCCTTCTGCCAGTTTACTCAGTACCGTTGCTCCAACCACGTCTACTACGCCAAGGTGAGGCCGGGACAGAGGTTGGATCTGGTGTCAAGGATCAAGGGACAGGCGGTGGCAGTGGCGCCAAGCCAGCCTTAGGTCCTCCCTACCTGCCACTTTGCCATTATTTACCCAGATTATACGTGCATACAGTCTCACCTTGGGCATTCAGACTGTCAGAACAGTCCTGTTACTGCAAGAAAAGTAGGGAAGAGGGATGGGAGGAGGCAGAGATAAGCCCTTCCAGCAGGTCAGTGATGTCATTCAAGTCAAATGCAAAAGACTGAAGGCAGGAGTGTGGGCCAGACGGGAGTCTGATCTTGCAGGGGACCTTTCTCAGGTCTAGAGAGTTCCACCGGGGGCCATGTGCCCTCATTCCCGCCCAGGAACTGTGAGAGAGGAGACCCGAGGGACAGGGACGGAGGATAAGCAGGAGTAGAAGTCCGCCCTTTGGGAAAGGCGTTCCCACTTTGCTTCTCTCCTTGCAGCGGGTCGGGTGCTCCCAGCCAGTCTCAATCCTCTCACCAAACACTCTCAAGGAGGTGGACACTTCCTCTGAAGTGCCGCTCACGACGATGACCTCCCCCAAGTCCTCCCACATCACAGGTGagaccctcccagcccctgggagactcccagcctctcctcccacGAGTCCCAGAGCCCAGGGTTTAAGGCATCAGTGGGAGGGACGTGGGGAGATGAGCCAGTGGAGGTGGCCATGGGCAGCTGTTTACATAAGGGAGAGCCTGCTTTTTCTGAATACAAGTTAGGGCTTTCCTGTCCCAGGATGTTTTCTGACATTACGTACATCTCTGCCCTGAACCGATGTTCCCTAGCTCCCCAAAACCTTCCTACATTAAGAAGTGCTCTGGGACTTTTCCCAGCTAAAATCTTCACTCTAGAAAGGATTGGTTGCTAGGTATTCAGAATACTGGTGTTTCCTAAGTGAGGGGGACAAAAGGTGGTATTTGAGGTGGCTTAGGGAAGAGGACCACTTGTAAGGGAGGTGGAAAGGGGACCGGTGACGCTGCCTCCACTGTCGCCCTGgtaatgttcttttattttgatatttgtattCTCTTCTGTGTTGTTTATGCTCAACTGAATGAATATGTGCAATTTGCGCTGCCTTTCTCTGCCtttgtgtttatgtatgtgtttgtttatgtgtttttgtCTGCGTTTATGTGTGTCCCTCTGCGAACAAAGACATGGGGGGTCAGAAACCTGACCatccctttcccttctctctcttggtCCCTCCCAAACCCTGCTGCAGCCACAGAACAACAGGCCTTCCAGCCCTGGCCCGAGCGGCTTAACAGCAGCGTGGAGGAGCTGCTACAATCCTCCCTGTCCCTGGGCGGCCAGGATCAAGGGCAGGAGCGGGAGGGACAAGAGGAGGAGTGGGAGGAAGGACAGGGCACAAAGCAGGCGCTGGAGGTGACGTCTGGGTTGCAGGCAGACCTGGAGCCCAAGACCCAGTCTGAATTTGTAACTTCCAACCCTTTCTCCTTCACTCCCCGGGTGCGGGAAGTGGAGTCTACTCCCATGACGATGGAGAACATCCAAGAGGTCATCCGATCCGTGCAGGAAAtggatgaaatgaatgaaatgaatgatgtATATGAGGAGAATATCTGGAAAGCCCAGAGCCCCGGCAGGTACAGGAAGTTCTGTCTGCCCCACCGGCCCTACCTTCCCCGCTGTCTTTGGGAATGAGAAGCCCCCTTTGCCAGCTTCGGCCTCCAGACCCATTCACATCTGCCTGGGCTTCAGGTGCACCTAGCCGCTGCCTGCCTCGCCTGCTGTGTGGCCGTCATGGGCTTAAGCACTGCCCTAGACGTCCGTCTCTACATGAAGTAGTGGCGTGCGCCCTGAACCTAGAGCTACCAGACTTGGGTTCTGGGGTTGTCTCTGACCCTGATGAGCACTGCAACTTTTACTTCCCCTTTCTGGATCTCAGttcctcatttgcaaaaggaGGCAGTTGGCCTGGAGGCTTCCGGGGCCCCATCCAGCATGCTAAATGTGTGTGACTAGGACTAGACGctaaggggaggggaagagagtggGTGGGCTTTCTGCCCCAGCCGGTGCCGTCTTCTTGCAGTCTCCTGCAGCTGCCTCACGTGGAGGCCTTGCTGGCACTGTGCTACTCGATTGTGGAGAACACCTGTGTCATAACCCCTACAGCCAAGGCCTGGCAGCACTTGGAGGATGAGATCCTCGGTTTCGGGAAGTCGGTATGCCCACCATGCTGTTTAATGGCTCCATGCTCACCGGGCATCCTCTGGGCCTCAGGAGCGGTTAATGGGCGGGGCTACATAAAGCCCGAGGCATCATTGGAGATTCTCTCCAAGTGAGAATC
It encodes the following:
- the ING4 gene encoding inhibitor of growth protein 4 isoform X3; the protein is MAAGMYLEHYLDSIENLPFELQRNFQLMRDLDQRTEDLKAEIDKLATEYMSSARSLSSEEKLALLRQIQEAYGKCKGFGDDKVQLAMQTYEMVDKHIRRLDTDLARFEADLKEKQIESSDYDSSSSKGRTQKEKKAARARSKGKNSDEEAPKAAQKKLKLVRTSPEYGMPSVTFGSVHPSDVLDMPVDPNEPTYCLCHQVSYGEMIGCDNPDCSIEWFHFACVGLTTKPRGKWFCPRCSQERKKK
- the ING4 gene encoding inhibitor of growth protein 4 isoform X2, whose product is MAAGMYLEHYLDSIENLPFELQRNFQLMRDLDQRTEDLKAEIDKLATEYMSSARSLSSEEKLALLRQIQEAYGKCKGFGDDKVQLAMQTYEMVDKHIRRLDTDLARFEADLKEKQIESSDYDSSSSKGKKSRTQKEKKAARARSKGKNSDEEAPKAAQKKLKLVRTSPEYGMPSVTFGSVHPSDVLDMPVDPNEPTYCLCHQVSYGEMIGCDNPDCSIEWFHFACVGLTTKPRGKWFCPRCSQERKKK
- the ING4 gene encoding inhibitor of growth protein 4 isoform X1, yielding MAAGMYLEHYLDSIENLPFELQRNFQLMRDLDQRTEDLKAEIDKLATEYMSSARSLSSEEKLALLRQIQEAYGKCKGFGDDKVQLAMQTYEMVDKHIRRLDTDLARFEADLKEKQIESSDYDSSSSKGKKKGRTQKEKKAARARSKGKNSDEEAPKAAQKKLKLVRTSPEYGMPSVTFGSVHPSDVLDMPVDPNEPTYCLCHQVSYGEMIGCDNPDCSIEWFHFACVGLTTKPRGKWFCPRCSQERKKK
- the ING4 gene encoding inhibitor of growth protein 4 isoform X4 translates to MRDLDQRTEDLKAEIDKLATEYMSSARSLSSEEKLALLRQIQEAYGKCKGFGDDKVQLAMQTYEMVDKHIRRLDTDLARFEADLKEKQIESSDYDSSSSKGKKKGRTQKEKKAARARSKGKNSDEEAPKAAQKKLKLVRTSPEYGMPSVTFGSVHPSDVLDMPVDPNEPTYCLCHQVSYGEMIGCDNPDCSIEWFHFACVGLTTKPRGKWFCPRCSQERKKK
- the ACRBP gene encoding acrosin-binding protein isoform X2 codes for the protein MRQLAAASLLSLLRVLLLPPAPAPAQDTLSTSTPGSPLSPTEYERFFALLTPTWKAETTCRLRATHGCRNPTLVQLDQYENHGLVPEGAVCSDLPHAYRFESFCQFTQYRCSNHVYYAKRVGCSQPVSILSPNTLKEVDTSSEVPLTTMTSPKSSHITATEQQAFQPWPERLNSSVEELLQSSLSLGGQDQGQEREGQEEEWEEGQGTKQALEVTSGLQADLEPKTQSEFVTSNPFSFTPRVREVESTPMTMENIQEVIRSVQEMDEMNEMNDVYEENIWKAQSPGSLLQLPHVEALLALCYSIVENTCVITPTAKAWQHLEDEILGFGKSVCDSLGRRHVATCALCEFCSLKLEQCRSEASLQRQQCDSSHKTPFVSPLLASQSMSVGTQVGTLKSGRFYALDLYGGLRMDFWCARLATKGCEDNRVASWLQTEFLSFQDGDFPTKICDTEYVQYPNYCAFKSQQCRMRNRNRKVSRMRCLQNETYTVLTPAKSEDLVLRWSQEFSTLTLGQAG
- the ACRBP gene encoding acrosin-binding protein isoform X1, with the translated sequence MRQLAAASLLSLLRVLLLPPAPAPAQDTLSTSTPGSPLSPTEYERFFALLTPTWKAETTCRLRATHGCRNPTLVQLDQYENHGLVPEGAVCSDLPHAYRFESFCQFTQYRCSNHVYYAKRVGCSQPVSILSPNTLKEVDTSSEVPLTTMTSPKSSHITATEQQAFQPWPERLNSSVEELLQSSLSLGGQDQGQEREGQEEEWEEGQGTKQALEVTSGLQADLEPKTQSEFVTSNPFSFTPRVREVESTPMTMENIQEVIRSVQEMDEMNEMNDVYEENIWKAQSPGSLLQLPHVEALLALCYSIVENTCVITPTAKAWQHLEDEILGFGKSVCDSLGRRHVATCALCEFCSLKLEQCRSEASLQRQQCDSSHKTPFVSPLLASQSMSVGTQVGTLKSGRFYALDLYGGLRMDFWCARLATKGCEDNRVASWLQTEFLSFQDGDFPTKICDTEYVQYPNYCAFKSQQCRMRNRNRKLDHVRPIPVQVSRMRCLQNETYTVLTPAKSEDLVLRWSQEFSTLTLGQAG